A single window of Microbispora hainanensis DNA harbors:
- a CDS encoding FadR/GntR family transcriptional regulator: MSRTDDVVDSIKRMILDGVLRPGDRLPVEKDLAESLGVSRGALREGISALSILGIVSTRQGDGTYITNLDATQLLAPMGFVVDLHGQGDPRHVYTVRRLLESEAARLAATSITDEALCQARDLLGESARIIDQAPHDHERLIEIDIAFHRIIAAHTDNPVLVGLIEAFARRTVRGRLWRSLHEEGADRRTHDEHVAIWAALAARDPERARIRMANHLVGVEESLPRLPDDGDAP; encoded by the coding sequence ATGTCACGCACAGACGATGTAGTGGACAGCATCAAGCGGATGATCCTCGACGGCGTCCTGCGGCCCGGCGACCGTCTGCCCGTCGAGAAGGACCTCGCCGAGTCGCTGGGCGTCTCACGCGGGGCGCTGCGCGAAGGGATCTCGGCGCTGTCGATCCTCGGCATCGTCAGCACCCGGCAGGGCGACGGGACGTACATCACGAACCTCGACGCGACGCAGTTGCTGGCTCCGATGGGCTTCGTCGTGGACCTGCACGGCCAGGGCGACCCGCGGCACGTCTACACCGTCCGGCGTCTGCTCGAATCGGAGGCGGCCCGGCTCGCCGCCACCAGCATCACCGACGAGGCGCTCTGCCAGGCCAGGGACCTGCTCGGCGAGTCGGCCCGGATCATCGATCAGGCGCCCCACGACCACGAGCGCCTCATCGAGATCGACATCGCCTTCCACCGCATCATCGCCGCCCACACCGACAACCCGGTCCTGGTCGGCCTGATCGAGGCGTTCGCCCGGCGCACCGTCCGCGGCCGGCTGTGGCGGAGCCTCCACGAGGAGGGCGCCGACCGGCGTACCCACGACGAGCACGTGGCGATCTGGGCGGCGCTCGCGGCACGCGATCCCGAACGGGCGCGCATCCGGATGGCCAACCATCTCGTCGGGGTCGAGGAGTCCCTCCCCCGGCTGCCCGACGACGGCGACGCGCCCTGA
- a CDS encoding FadR/GntR family transcriptional regulator encodes MSLTEQAIERIRQRIKDGTLPPGARLPPEQDLAAELGLSRNLLREAVRSLVTTRVLEVRRGDGTYVTSLSPELLLEGVGLAVEMMRGDDLLEITEVRRLFEPVATGLAAARITAGQLADVERHLNAMIAAQNDTEALNHHDDAFHRAVFDATGNKSLAALLGGIASRTLRARVWRGLVEENAAGRTIAEHAAIYRALAAGDAALAQAVALVHVSTTETWLRENLGRSRPGTDPDSAR; translated from the coding sequence ATGTCGTTGACCGAGCAGGCGATCGAGCGCATCAGGCAGCGCATCAAGGACGGGACGCTTCCTCCGGGCGCCCGGCTGCCTCCAGAACAGGACCTGGCCGCCGAGCTGGGCCTGTCCCGCAACCTGCTCAGGGAGGCCGTCCGCTCCCTCGTCACCACACGCGTGCTGGAGGTGCGCAGGGGCGACGGCACGTACGTCACGAGCCTTTCGCCGGAGCTGCTGCTCGAAGGGGTCGGCCTCGCCGTCGAGATGATGCGGGGCGACGACCTGCTCGAGATCACCGAGGTGCGGCGGCTGTTCGAGCCGGTCGCGACGGGTCTGGCCGCCGCCCGGATCACCGCCGGGCAGCTCGCGGACGTCGAGCGGCATCTCAACGCGATGATCGCGGCACAGAACGACACCGAAGCGCTCAACCACCACGACGACGCCTTCCACCGGGCCGTTTTCGACGCCACGGGCAACAAGTCCCTGGCCGCCCTCCTCGGCGGCATCGCCAGCCGCACTCTCCGGGCGCGGGTCTGGCGCGGGCTGGTGGAGGAGAACGCGGCCGGCCGTACGATCGCCGAGCACGCCGCCATCTATCGCGCGCTCGCGGCCGGCGACGCCGCGCTCGCCCAGGCGGTCGCGCTCGTGCACGTCAGCACCACGGAGACCTGGCTGCGGGAGAACCTCGGCCGGTCGCGTCCCGGCACGGACCCCGACTCGGCGCGGTGA
- a CDS encoding sugar ABC transporter substrate-binding protein yields MERKRFALAAALALSGCLAAACGGSGGTGDGGSGNDAAAKPVIGVDYPRSDTDFWNSYISYVPKFAGELGAEIKTTNSQNDIAKLTANVQTLMSQGVKGVVMAPQDTAAVAPTLQQLENKKIPAVLVDTRPDTGNAFMVVRADNRAYGEKACRFLGEKLGGNGKVVMLEGDLASINGRDRTEAFNDCMKQNYPGIKVFGEATNWDGAVASQKLSTVLTANPDVKGVYMQSSFALAGTLQVLKQRDLLVPPDDPKHVFVVSNDGIPQELKDIAAGNIDATVSQPADLYAKWALSYAQAAIEGKTFQPGPTDHDSTIIQVRPGLLEDQLSAPLVTADGGTYGGISSVKHDDKSLWGNNLS; encoded by the coding sequence ATGGAACGCAAACGGTTCGCACTCGCCGCGGCCTTAGCCCTGTCCGGATGCCTCGCCGCCGCCTGTGGCGGCAGCGGCGGCACGGGAGACGGCGGCTCCGGGAACGACGCGGCGGCGAAGCCGGTCATCGGCGTCGACTATCCGCGTTCCGACACGGACTTCTGGAACTCCTACATCAGTTACGTGCCGAAGTTCGCCGGCGAGCTGGGCGCGGAGATCAAGACCACCAACTCCCAGAACGACATCGCGAAGCTCACCGCCAACGTGCAGACCCTGATGAGCCAGGGTGTGAAGGGCGTGGTCATGGCGCCGCAGGACACCGCGGCGGTGGCGCCCACGCTGCAGCAGCTCGAGAACAAGAAGATCCCCGCCGTGCTGGTGGACACCCGGCCCGACACCGGGAACGCCTTCATGGTCGTGCGCGCCGACAACCGCGCGTACGGGGAGAAGGCCTGCAGGTTCCTGGGCGAGAAGCTCGGCGGCAACGGCAAGGTGGTCATGCTGGAGGGCGACCTGGCCTCCATCAACGGCCGGGACCGCACCGAGGCGTTCAACGACTGCATGAAGCAGAACTATCCCGGCATCAAGGTGTTCGGCGAGGCGACGAACTGGGACGGCGCCGTGGCCTCGCAGAAGCTCTCGACGGTGCTGACCGCGAACCCCGACGTCAAGGGCGTCTACATGCAGTCGAGCTTCGCCCTCGCCGGCACGCTGCAGGTGCTCAAGCAGCGCGACCTGCTGGTGCCGCCGGACGACCCCAAGCACGTCTTCGTCGTCTCCAACGACGGCATCCCGCAGGAGCTCAAGGACATCGCCGCCGGGAACATCGACGCGACCGTCTCCCAGCCCGCGGACCTGTACGCCAAGTGGGCGCTGTCGTACGCGCAGGCCGCGATCGAGGGCAAGACCTTCCAGCCGGGGCCGACCGATCACGACAGCACCATCATCCAGGTGCGGCCGGGCCTGCTGGAGGACCAGCTGTCCGCGCCGCTCGTCACGGCCGACGGCGGCACCTATGGCGGGATCTCCAGCGTGAAGCACGACGACAAGTCGCTGTGGGGCAACAACCTGAGCTGA
- a CDS encoding sugar ABC transporter ATP-binding protein, with translation MEAFAGGPASPPPARDGGPGRTDPPVAAAENITKRYGETTALDGARITIGPGEAHALVGRNGAGKSTLVSILTGLQAPDEGEVRFAGSPAPRLSDRDAWRERVACVYQKSTIIPELTVAENLYLNRHDRNRLGLVGWKSLWRKAADLLEAWSVDVDVRRPAGELGVEQRQFVEIARALSFGARFIILDEPTAQLDGAAISRLFDRMRAMREQGVTFLFISHHLQEIYEICDTVTVFRDARHILTAPVADLPQGELVAAMTGEAAGLREHAVRPAVPADAPVVLDVRGLSDGDVYQDVDLRVRAGEIVGLAGLGGSGKNELAEAIAGLRAPRDGTLEVAGNRPRPGSVPDSLAAGVGLVPRDRHHQGLVPLMSIADNTTLTVPERLGQAGFVSGRRKDALAREMITNLAIKTPGPELPVSGLSGGNQQKVVMARALASDPRLLVLITPTAGVDVRSKEFLLGKVEEIADNGTGVVIASDELDDLRLCNRVLVMFHGRVVAELAAGWHDHEMVAAMEGVDLDA, from the coding sequence ATGGAAGCGTTCGCGGGAGGGCCCGCGAGCCCTCCACCCGCCCGCGACGGCGGGCCGGGCCGTACGGACCCGCCCGTCGCCGCGGCGGAGAACATCACCAAGAGGTACGGCGAGACGACGGCGCTCGACGGCGCCCGCATCACGATCGGGCCCGGGGAGGCGCACGCGCTGGTCGGGCGCAACGGTGCGGGCAAGTCGACGCTGGTCTCCATCCTGACCGGGCTGCAGGCGCCGGACGAGGGCGAGGTCCGCTTCGCCGGGTCGCCCGCGCCGCGGCTGTCCGACCGGGACGCCTGGCGGGAACGGGTCGCCTGCGTCTACCAGAAGTCCACGATCATCCCTGAGCTGACCGTGGCGGAGAACCTCTACCTGAACAGGCACGACCGCAACCGGCTGGGGCTGGTCGGCTGGAAGAGCCTGTGGCGGAAGGCGGCCGACCTGCTGGAGGCATGGTCGGTGGACGTCGACGTCCGCAGGCCGGCCGGGGAGCTCGGGGTCGAGCAGCGGCAGTTCGTGGAGATCGCCCGGGCGCTGTCGTTCGGCGCGCGGTTCATCATCCTCGACGAGCCCACCGCCCAGCTCGACGGCGCGGCGATCTCCCGGCTCTTCGACCGGATGCGGGCGATGCGCGAGCAGGGGGTCACCTTCCTGTTCATCAGTCATCACCTGCAGGAGATCTACGAGATCTGCGACACGGTCACGGTGTTCCGGGACGCCCGGCACATCCTCACCGCGCCGGTGGCCGATCTGCCGCAGGGCGAGCTGGTGGCGGCGATGACCGGTGAGGCCGCGGGGCTGCGGGAGCACGCCGTACGCCCGGCGGTTCCGGCGGACGCCCCGGTGGTCCTCGACGTACGGGGCCTGTCCGACGGCGACGTCTACCAGGACGTCGACCTCCGGGTGCGGGCCGGGGAGATCGTGGGGCTGGCGGGCCTGGGCGGCAGCGGGAAGAACGAGCTCGCCGAGGCCATCGCCGGGCTGCGCGCTCCCCGGGACGGCACCCTGGAGGTGGCCGGGAACCGCCCGCGCCCCGGCAGTGTGCCGGATTCGCTGGCCGCCGGGGTGGGCCTGGTGCCCCGCGACCGTCACCATCAGGGCCTCGTTCCCCTGATGTCCATCGCCGACAACACCACGCTGACCGTGCCCGAACGGCTCGGCCAGGCGGGGTTCGTCAGCGGCCGGCGCAAGGACGCGCTGGCCCGCGAGATGATCACGAATCTCGCGATCAAGACACCCGGCCCGGAGCTCCCCGTCTCCGGGCTGTCCGGCGGCAACCAGCAGAAGGTCGTGATGGCCCGCGCCCTGGCCAGCGACCCCCGCCTGCTCGTGCTGATCACTCCGACGGCCGGAGTCGACGTCCGGTCGAAGGAGTTCCTGCTCGGCAAGGTCGAGGAGATCGCCGACAACGGGACCGGCGTCGTGATCGCCTCCGATGAACTTGACGACCTGCGGCTGTGCAACCGGGTGCTCGTGATGTTCCACGGCCGCGTCGTCGCGGAACTGGCCGCCGGCTGGCACGACCACGAGATGGTGGCCGCCATGGAAGGAGTCGACCTCGATGCCTGA
- a CDS encoding ABC transporter permease → MPDSTTAPATTGHPPSPPAPEEAGRRRPAIRLARLRDFALVPAIIVIAIVGQIVNPIFLQSDNLINILQTMSEISLLVLAQTLVLVAGRMDLSLESTFGLAPGVAAWLTVAAGTGPGLGLLPGAWGIPVTLAVGVLIGAVNALFIVRFGLNGFIVTLGMLIVLRGLLTGISGGQTFFNLPESMTYFGSAMWLGVPASIWICLLLFAVGIVVMGFTRFGRALYAIGGNVDAAKAAGIRTDRVLWIVLISASLLAAIGGLLLTGRLASVAAAQGDGAIFTVFAAAVIGGVSLNGGKGTVFGAFTGILLLYMIQNVLTLAGVPAQWIQALNGAIILTALAISRLTGGKSQE, encoded by the coding sequence ATGCCTGACAGCACCACCGCTCCCGCCACGACGGGACACCCTCCGAGCCCGCCGGCTCCCGAGGAGGCGGGGAGACGCCGCCCGGCCATCCGCCTGGCGCGGCTGCGCGACTTCGCGCTCGTTCCCGCGATCATCGTGATCGCGATCGTCGGGCAGATCGTCAACCCGATCTTCCTGCAGAGCGACAACCTGATCAACATCCTGCAGACCATGTCGGAGATCTCGCTCCTCGTCCTGGCGCAGACGCTCGTGCTGGTCGCCGGCAGGATGGACCTGTCGCTCGAGTCGACCTTCGGGCTGGCCCCCGGCGTGGCCGCGTGGCTCACGGTCGCCGCCGGGACGGGGCCGGGGCTCGGGCTGCTGCCCGGCGCCTGGGGAATCCCCGTCACGCTCGCGGTGGGCGTGCTGATCGGTGCGGTGAACGCGCTGTTCATCGTCCGCTTCGGGCTCAACGGCTTCATCGTCACCCTGGGCATGCTGATCGTGCTGCGCGGCCTCCTCACGGGCATCTCCGGCGGGCAGACCTTCTTCAACCTGCCGGAGTCGATGACCTACTTCGGCTCGGCCATGTGGCTCGGCGTGCCCGCGTCCATCTGGATCTGCCTGCTGCTGTTCGCCGTCGGCATCGTGGTCATGGGATTCACCCGGTTCGGCCGGGCGCTCTACGCGATCGGCGGGAACGTCGACGCCGCCAAGGCGGCCGGAATCCGCACCGACCGGGTGCTGTGGATCGTGCTGATCTCCGCGAGCCTGCTGGCCGCGATCGGCGGTCTCCTGCTGACGGGCCGGCTCGCCTCCGTGGCCGCGGCCCAGGGCGACGGCGCGATCTTCACGGTGTTCGCCGCGGCCGTCATCGGCGGAGTCAGCCTGAACGGCGGCAAGGGCACCGTGTTCGGCGCGTTCACCGGCATCCTGCTGCTCTACATGATCCAGAACGTCCTCACCCTCGCGGGCGTCCCCGCGCAGTGGATCCAGGCGCTCAACGGGGCGATCATCCTCACCGCGCTTGCGATCTCCCGCCTCACCGGCGGAAAGTCGCAGGAATGA
- the larE gene encoding ATP-dependent sacrificial sulfur transferase LarE, with protein MTDRPGSGGDTPSSAGRVDVAGDAMDRLTARLRDEDAVVVAYSGGADSALLAFAAAKVLGRRALAVTAVSPSLAASERAAARDFARAHGLAHLEVCTDEGDRPEYAANGADRCYHCKSALFDALTPLAAAMGARIALGTNLDDLGDHRPGQRAAAERGAIAPLVDAGLTKADVRAVSRRLGLVTADKPAAPCLASRVSYGDPVTPEILHRIETAEAALRDLGFPVCRVRAHAGGTLARVEVPGADIPRACELRERVDAAVRGAGFTFCSLDLSGFASGRLNALLPLLPS; from the coding sequence ATGACTGATCGTCCCGGTTCCGGGGGAGACACGCCGTCGTCCGCCGGCCGGGTGGACGTGGCGGGCGACGCCATGGACCGGCTGACGGCCCGGCTACGCGATGAGGACGCCGTCGTCGTCGCCTATTCCGGCGGCGCCGACTCCGCGCTGCTCGCCTTCGCCGCCGCGAAGGTGCTCGGAAGGCGCGCACTGGCCGTCACCGCCGTCTCCCCGAGCCTGGCCGCCTCCGAGCGGGCCGCCGCCCGCGACTTCGCGCGCGCCCACGGCCTGGCCCATCTGGAGGTGTGCACGGACGAGGGCGACAGGCCCGAATACGCCGCCAACGGCGCCGACCGCTGCTACCACTGCAAGTCGGCGCTGTTCGACGCGCTCACTCCACTCGCCGCCGCCATGGGCGCCCGGATCGCGCTCGGCACCAACCTCGACGACCTCGGCGACCACCGGCCCGGGCAGCGGGCCGCGGCCGAGCGCGGGGCCATCGCGCCGCTGGTGGACGCCGGGCTCACCAAGGCCGACGTCCGCGCGGTCAGCCGGAGACTCGGCCTGGTCACCGCGGACAAGCCCGCCGCGCCCTGCCTGGCCTCCCGGGTGAGCTACGGCGACCCGGTCACGCCGGAGATCCTGCACAGGATCGAGACCGCCGAGGCCGCGCTGCGCGATCTCGGCTTCCCGGTGTGCCGGGTGCGTGCCCACGCAGGCGGCACACTCGCCCGGGTCGAGGTTCCGGGCGCCGACATCCCGCGCGCGTGCGAGCTGCGCGAGCGCGTCGACGCCGCGGTCCGCGGCGCCGGGTTCACCTTCTGCTCGCTGGACCTGTCCGGTTTCGCGTCCGGGCGCCTCAACGCGCTGCTGCCGCTGCTCCCTTCGTGA